The proteins below are encoded in one region of Diorhabda carinulata isolate Delta chromosome 3, icDioCari1.1, whole genome shotgun sequence:
- the LOC130891796 gene encoding gamma-aminobutyric acid receptor exp-1-like has translation MKNRTFLDCLMLMGSAVSLNLPEMNRPVLQEVLTTIVTLSLTVEQIVIEDHHLVLNVYMLVNENWLDPRLGPNDETRNRAVSGKIWDPKITNLCGEQSNENLENTIFWRGYGDGDVVLSKKMKIRNQCTTNLHNFPFDTQICEIKLGSYRFKEEEVVIKWKKIEPVVILNEIKSNEFYLENVSVNVVLDIRPTGNFSSGLVEFAIKRNPKHYFISIGLPCAIIVALNYFSLWIKSKKFYFNLLSVIVHFYFYHLSTCRIYPVSYFKHLDISVGISTSISILILIQSLISAEIQNDTFLKNQLTVKRYINENSVALLSKISYPIFYFIIILINYSYS, from the exons ATGAAGAATCGAACATTCCTAGATTGCCTCATGCTGATGGGGTCAGCAGTATCTTTAAACTTACCTGAAATGAATAGGCCCGTTCTACAAGAAGTTCTTACTACAATCGTAACACTTTCATTGACTGTTGAACAAATAGTTATCGAAGACCATCATCTG GTACTTAATGTATACATGCTTGTGAACGAAAATTGGTTGGATCCCCGACTAGGACCTAACGATGAAACAAGAAACAGGGCCGTTTCAGGAAAAATATGGGATCCGAAAATAACAAACTTGTGTGGAGAACAATCAAACgagaatttagaaaatacaatattttggagGGGATACGGAGACGGAGATGTTGTTctaagtaaaaaaatgaaaatacgaaATCAGTGCACtacaaatttacataattttccgTTCGATACacaaatatgtgaaattaaaCTTGGTTCAT ATCgttttaaagaagaagaagttgttatcaaatggaaaaaaattgagccAGTTGTGATTCtaaatgaaatcaaatctaatgaattttatttagaaaatgtttctGTAAATGTCGTGTTAGATATTAGACCTACGG GCAATTTCAGTTCCGGTTTGGTCGAGTTTGCTATAAAAAGGAATCCAAAGCATTACTTTATATCCATTGGTTTACCCTGCGCAATAATAGTGGCCCTGAACTATTTCTCTTTAtggataaaatcaaaaaaattctatttcaacCTATTATCGGtgattgttcatttttatttttatcacttaTCGACCTGTCGGATATATCCAGTCTCATATTTTAAGCATTTAGACATTTCAGTGGGAATATCAacttcaatatcaatattaattctTATACAATCATTAATATCAGCGGAAATACAAAacgatacatttttgaaaaatcaattaactGTGAAAAGATACATAAATGAAAATTCCGTAGCATTATTATCTAAAATCAGTTAtcctatattttatttcattattatactGATAAATTATAGTTACTCATAA
- the LOC130891797 gene encoding peroxisomal membrane protein 11A, whose protein sequence is MDQLIKLNNQTAGRDKIARILQYLSRFIWHNLQKNRKNGVVGLKNLEFQLSTFRKLLRFGRFAESIYATLPLFHEEEATIRYSLILSKITNALFLLADHILWLGRADLCTVDTERWSNLSNRYWLYSITMNLVRDFYEISKLLKSNKDHILPKKFNSNDTLKILLRTFSILSNNQSIVIDTVKNSCDFFIPLTSLGHVKLSPGTIGLLGVISSVAGLIVLLQPTKKMVPS, encoded by the exons ATGGATcagttaataaaattaaacaatcaaACGGCCGGTAGAGATAAAATTGCAAG AATCTTGCAATATCTCAGTAGATTTATCTGGCATAATCTGcagaaaaatcgtaaaaatgGTGTAGTTGGACTAAAGAATTTGGAGTTTCAATTAAGCACTTTTAGAAAAT tgcTTAGGTTTGGCAGATTTGCTGAGAGTATTTATGCAACGCTACCACTATTTCATGAAGAAGAAGCAACCATTCGCTACTCACTTATTCTGAGCAAGATAACCAATGCATTATTTCTTTTAGCAGATCATATTTTGTGGTTGGGAAGAGCAGATCTATGCACAGTAGATACGGAAAGATGGTCCAACTTATCAAATAGATATTGGTTGTATTCTATCACAATGAATTTAGTGagagatttttatgaaatttctaaaCTTCTGAAAAGTAATAAGGATCATATCttaccaaaaaaattcaattctaatgacacattaaaaattttgttgagaACTTTTTCCATTCTTAGTAATAATCAAAGTATTGTGATTGATACTGTTAAAAATAGTTGTGATTTCTTCATTCCTTTAACTTCCTTGGGCCATGTCAAATTATCTCCAGGAACTATTGGATTGTTGGGTGTTATTTCTTCTGTTGCAGGGTTGATTGTATTACTTCAACCAACAAAGAAGATGGTGCCTTCttaa
- the LOC130891222 gene encoding DNA-binding protein RFXANK-like, with protein sequence MEKEDMSTEEQDIKPIFPVMTENATLSASESPKKWSPGLQDTSRKSAFLPYKVYTGNTVLTNLQRGNTLAENVLSEETEVDFHMKAGQGELCEQDILKEGDVDVKDSNNLTALHWASFYGQLHTVQLLVKHGAQVNILGSEEESPLILAASGGHHDIVAFLISHGADVNHVDHMCNSALMYAAKGNHPHTCQELILNGINISLINLNEDSAHSIAVANNSTLAQTVIENFLILQVESGATSSKKSVGTVAEEKG encoded by the exons ATGGAAAAGGAAGATATGTCTACCGAAGAGCAAGATATCAAGCCCATTTTTCCTGTTATGACAGAAAATGCCACCTTATCCGCTAGTGAAAGTCCTAAAAAATGGTCTCCGGGTTTACAGGACACTAGCAGAAAAAGTGCATTTTTGCCATATAAAGTTTATACAGGTAACACAGTATTGACAAACCTGCAACGTGGTAATACACTTGCAGAAAATGTTCTATCAGAAGAAACAGAAGTAGATTTTCATATGAAAGCTGGTCAAGGTGAATTATGTGAACAAGATATACTTAAAGAAGGTGATGTGGATGTTAAAGATAGCAACAATTTAACTGCTCTTCATTGGGCTAGCTTCTATGGTCAATTACATACTGTACAACTTTTAGTAAAACATGGAGCACAAGTTAATATATTAGGATCAGAAGAAGAATCCCCATTAATTTTAGCTGCATCTGGCGGTCATCATGAtattgtagcatttttaattagTCATGGAGCTGATGTAAATCACGTGGACCAT aTGTGTAATTCTGCTTTAATGTATGCTGCAAAAGGTAATCATCCACATACTTGCCAAGAACTTATTTTAAATGGGATAAACATTTCtctaattaatttaaatgaagatAGTGCTCATTCTATAGCAGTAGCAAATAACAGTACATTGG CTCAAACtgtgatagaaaattttttaattttacaagtAGAATCAGGCGCAACTTCGTCGAAAAAAAGTGTAGGAACTGTTGCAGAAGAAAAAGGTTGA